In Mercurialis annua linkage group LG6, ddMerAnnu1.2, whole genome shotgun sequence, the following are encoded in one genomic region:
- the LOC126685699 gene encoding probable WRKY transcription factor 47: MEKKEVQELTFLNSGNYFLKNSDRLTEKSIMDRGKSMIQEVDFFSSDRSSHDHHHHLNQEMKDSSSSALVVADSVNTGLNLLTSSSGFSETAYGNKSNINEMRKLETELKKLHDENTKLRSMLDQITRSYKELRAQLLIVMQKQAHGNRIEQGFIYDDVIQKVESNGTFNPLMPGQRFMDPRPSDTLDVNDDPSVSDDNNKTRDVSVSPANTEAMSQVNGKQGFGEDGGDQTCQSWGTPKGQRLLEPENKGGGDDQVPFKKARVSVRARSEAPMITDGCQWRKYGQKMAKGNPCPRAYYRCTMAAGCPVRKQVQRCAEDKTILITTYEGNHSHPLPPAATAMANTTSAAAAMLLSGSTTSKEGLPLKTNTFFPSFPCASTMATLSASAPFPTITLDLTQNPNPMTPFFRAPQATAFPIPLHGCPQLLGHPMYVPPKLPSAAAIPYRHASMVETVSAAIASDPNFTAALAAAISSIIGAPRSNDGSSNNSAQNGLTGIMPGSPQLPQSCTTFSTN; the protein is encoded by the exons aTGGAAAAAAAAGAAGTTCAAGAATTGACATTCTTGAACTCCGGTAATTATTTCCTCAAGAATTCCGATCGACTAACTGAGAAATCGATTATGGATCGCGGTAAATCAATGATTCAAGAAGTCGATTTCTTTTCGAGTGATCGGAGTAGTCatgatcatcatcatcatcttaaTCAAGAAATGAAAGATTCATCTTCTTCAGCTCTTGTTGTTGCTGATTCTGTTAAC ACTGGTTTAAATCTCTTGACCTCGAGTTCTGGATTCTCAGAAACAGCTTAtggaaataaatccaatatTAATGAA ATGAGAAAACTCGAAACGGAGTTGAAGAAATTACACGACGAGAATACGAAGTTACGGAGCATGTTAGATCAGATTACGAGGAGTTACAAAGAGTTACGAGCTCAACTACTGATAGTAATGCAAAAACAAGCACATGGGAACCGAATAGAGCAG GGGTTCATTTATGACGATGTGATACAGAAAGTTGAATCAAATGGTACATTTAATCCTTTAATGCCTGGCCAACGGTTTATGGACCCACGCCCGTCTGATACATTAGATGTCAACGATGATCCTTCGGTATCTGATGATAATAATAAGACACGAGACGTTTCAGTTTCTCCGGCGAACACTGAAGCTATGTCTCAAGTAAATGGTAAACAAGGTTTTGGAGAAGACGGCGGTGATCAGACTTGCCAAAGTTGGGGAACGCCTAAAGGTCAGAGATTATTAGAACCGGAAAACAAAGGCGGTGGTGATGATCAAGTTCCTTTTAAGAAGGCTAGAGTGTCTGTTAGAGCAAGATCAGAGGCTCCTATG ATTACTGATGGATGTCAATGGAGGAAATATGGTCAAAAAATGGCGAAGGGAAATCCTTGTCCACGTGCATATTATCGTTGCACCATGGCTGCTGGATGTCCAGTTCGTAAGCAG GTGCAAAGATGTGCAGAGGACAAGACAATTCTAATCACAACATACGAAGGAAATCACAGTCATCCTCTTCCTCCGGCAGCCACAGCTATGGCTAACACCACATCAGCCGCCGCGGCAATGCTTCTCTCCGGTTCAACCACAAGCAAAGAAGGCCTACCGTTAAAAACCAACACATTCTTCCCTTCGTTTCCTTGTGCTTCAACAATGGCTACTCTATCAGCCTCTGCACCATTTCCAACTATAACTCTCGACTTGACACAGAACCCAAACCCTATGACGCCCTTCTTTCGTGCTCCTCAAGCAACTGCATTTCCTATTCCTTTGCATGGCTGTCCACAATTATTAGGCCACCCTATGTATGTCCCACCTAAGCTACCATCGGCTGCAGCCATTCCGTACCGGCACGCTTCTATGGTTGAGACGGTTAGTGCAGCGATTGCATCTGACCCGAATTTCACTGCTGCCCTAGCAGCAGCGATCTCTTCTATCATTGGTGCACCCAGAAGCAATGATGGAAGCAGCAACAATAGTGCACAAAACGGGTTAACCGGAATAATGCCAGGATCCCCTCAACTTCCTCAATCTTGCACCACTTTCTCCACCAATTAA